The Candidatus Neptunochlamydia vexilliferae genome includes a region encoding these proteins:
- the ptsP gene encoding phosphoenolpyruvate--protein phosphotransferase codes for MTDTLEEIILEGAPISGGIAIGSLFFLEGFQEEIVPEFSIPTAEVEKEIGRYRRAVHSSREDLHDLQRFLAKEGSSEAVSIIDTHIQMLEDPFMTTFMEKKIRQRMKNTETVFRSVMVDYEKEFSKVKDNFFKQRLLDVKDLSQRILRNLHPRKALKTEDIPDNSIIFTKELVPSSIAEASKGQVKGFVTEIGGTTSHAALIARSKGVPYVANISIDALFPYKGSPVIIDGKTGTAIVNPSKATLDKYQSQQETDEAQKVATIEEAEEGIQTKDGAKVTVFANIENLSDLDLLGPYKAEGIGLFRSEFLFFGKELETFSEEDQFVLYQQVMEKAKGMPVIFRTFDVGGDKGNVNLYEEEPNPALGCRGIRFLLRNKEIFVQQLRALLRVSLDGDLRILLPMISDVSELLESKELLQEAALQLRSEGHEIADEIPIGCMIEVPSAVMTCDHLASACDFLSIGTNDLTQYTLAADRATQDVQPFYKPLHPSILRMIKRVVEASEKQEIPVSLCGEMASNPLMTPLLLGLGVRKFSCASRYIPQVKKVIAQLSTNELRSLAEEALSLHTAEEVETFLSKAYGDLTFDEPSEV; via the coding sequence ATGACCGACACTCTTGAAGAAATTATCTTAGAAGGAGCACCCATCAGTGGTGGCATTGCCATTGGCAGTCTCTTTTTCTTAGAAGGATTTCAAGAAGAGATCGTCCCCGAATTTTCTATTCCCACTGCAGAAGTTGAAAAAGAGATTGGCCGTTACCGACGGGCCGTTCACTCGAGTCGAGAAGATCTTCATGACCTCCAAAGGTTCCTTGCTAAAGAGGGATCGAGCGAAGCCGTTTCCATTATCGATACCCACATTCAGATGTTGGAAGATCCCTTCATGACCACCTTTATGGAAAAGAAAATTCGGCAACGGATGAAAAACACCGAAACCGTCTTCCGCTCGGTGATGGTTGACTACGAAAAAGAATTTTCCAAGGTCAAAGATAACTTTTTCAAGCAACGTCTTTTAGATGTCAAAGACCTTTCCCAGCGGATCCTTCGCAACCTCCATCCCCGCAAAGCATTAAAAACCGAAGACATTCCCGACAACTCGATCATCTTTACCAAAGAGCTTGTTCCCTCAAGCATCGCTGAGGCCTCCAAAGGGCAGGTCAAAGGGTTTGTCACCGAAATAGGGGGCACCACCTCCCATGCTGCCCTCATCGCCCGCTCTAAAGGTGTCCCTTACGTTGCTAACATCTCCATCGACGCACTCTTCCCTTATAAAGGCTCTCCCGTTATCATCGACGGAAAGACAGGGACAGCGATTGTCAACCCCTCCAAAGCAACCCTAGACAAGTACCAGTCGCAGCAAGAAACGGATGAAGCCCAAAAAGTGGCCACCATTGAAGAAGCTGAAGAGGGGATCCAAACCAAAGATGGAGCCAAGGTAACCGTCTTTGCCAATATTGAAAACCTCTCCGACCTCGACCTTCTAGGACCCTACAAAGCCGAAGGGATTGGCCTTTTCCGCTCCGAGTTTCTTTTCTTTGGGAAAGAGCTCGAGACCTTTTCCGAAGAAGACCAGTTTGTCCTCTATCAACAGGTGATGGAAAAAGCGAAAGGGATGCCTGTCATCTTCCGCACCTTTGATGTAGGGGGAGACAAGGGGAACGTCAACCTTTACGAAGAAGAGCCCAACCCCGCTCTTGGCTGTCGTGGTATCCGCTTCCTCCTCCGCAATAAAGAGATCTTTGTCCAACAGCTTCGGGCCCTTCTCCGCGTCAGTCTCGATGGGGATCTCCGGATCCTCCTTCCGATGATCTCCGATGTTTCCGAGCTCCTCGAATCAAAAGAGCTCCTTCAGGAAGCGGCCCTCCAGCTCCGCTCCGAGGGGCATGAAATTGCCGATGAGATTCCCATTGGGTGTATGATTGAAGTGCCCTCAGCTGTCATGACCTGTGACCACCTTGCCAGCGCCTGCGACTTCCTCTCGATCGGAACCAATGACCTGACGCAGTATACCCTAGCTGCCGACCGAGCCACCCAAGATGTTCAGCCCTTCTACAAGCCCTTGCATCCCAGCATTCTCCGGATGATTAAGCGGGTTGTCGAAGCATCAGAAAAACAAGAAATCCCTGTGAGTCTTTGTGGGGAGATGGCTTCCAATCCGCTGATGACCCCCCTCCTTCTCGGCCTAGGGGTCCGCAAATTCTCTTGCGCTTCCCGCTACATCCCCCAAGTCAAGAAGGTGATCGCCCAGCTCTCTACGAATGAACTGAGAAGCCTTGCTGAAGAGGCCCTTTCTCTCCATACCGCCGAAGAAGTCGAGACGTTTTTAAGCAAAGCATATGGGGATCTTACCTTTGATGAGCCTTCTGAAGTTTAA